The Oncorhynchus nerka isolate Pitt River linkage group LG9a, Oner_Uvic_2.0, whole genome shotgun sequence genome has a segment encoding these proteins:
- the LOC115134796 gene encoding hyaluronidase-4-like has translation MIMLPVSGGHYHHVMPVACALTCFWLLLLFHAVFGQKPAKLPLVGRKPFIAAWNAPLDLCTVKYNVHTNLEQLFHISGSPRAIRTGQNVTIFYANRLGLYPFYTDQGVPINGGLPQNCSLEAHLLKTYKDIVHFIPSEDFAGLAVIDWEYWRPQWNRNWHKKDIYRCKSREMIAQAYVNVTPSQIEVLAQKRFERSGQAFMQRTVQLGTRLRPNGLWGFYLYPDCHNYNLHEHNYTGSCPLLESLRNDELLWLWNSSTALFPSVAIRKSQKDSVSNLHFSQFRVLESLRIAGLTSHDFELPTFVYTRLGYRDEAMAFLTTTDLIHTIGESAALGAAGFVIWGDLNLTSSKHNCTKVKSFLKHRLGQYITNVTRAAEVCSDFLCQSNGRCVRRDLHAPYYLHLSGDSYHIQPSGDGDFAVTGKHSLRELQLLAKRFHCHCYEGHAGEKCDSLNKVVAEEEEEEGGELEEGGEAEDGEKEQRESAAPQTGNSFSLVVLLLLLNVSFV, from the exons ATGATCATGTTGCCCGTCAGCGGTGGCCACTATCACCACGTCATGCCTGTGGCTTGTGCCCTCACCTGCTTCTGGCTCCTGCTACTTTTTCATGCCGTCTTTGGCCAGAAGCCCGCCAAGCTGCCCCTGGTGGGTCGCAAGCCCTTCATTGCTGCCTGGAATGCACCGCTGGACCTGTGCACTGTCAAGTACAATGTCCACACCAACCTGGAGCAACTCTTCCACATCAGTGGCAGCCCACGGGCCATCCGCACTGGCCAGAATGTCACCATTTTCTATGCCAATCGGCTGGGCCTCTACCCTTTTTACACGGACCAGGGCGTCCCCATCAATGGAGGCCTCCCCCAGAACTGCAGCCTGGAGGCCCACCTCCTCAAGACGTACAAGGACATCGTCCATTTTATCCCCTCTGAGGACTTTGCTGGACTGGCAGTCATCGACTGGGAGTATTGGCGGCCTCAGTGGAACCGCAACTGGCACAAGAAGGACATCTACCGATGCAAGTCCCGGGAGATGATCGCACAGGCCTATGTCAACGTGACTCCATCACAAATCGAGGTGCTGGCACAAAAACGCTTTGAGAGGAGTGGCCAGGCATTCATGCAGAGGACAGTCCAGCTAGGGACGCGCCTTCGCCCCAATGGACTCTGGGGCTTCTACCTCTACCCAGACTGCCACAACTACAACCTGCATGAGCACAACTACACAGGCTCCTGCCCCCTGCTAGAGAGCCTGCGTAACGACGAGCTGCTCTGGTTGTGGAATAGCAGCACAGCATTGTTCCCCTCAGTGGCTATCAGGAAGAGTCAAAAAGATAGTGTCAGCAACCTCCATTTCTCCCAGTTCAGGGTGCTGGAGTCTCTGAGGATAGCTGGGCTTACCTCGCACGACTTTGAGCTGCCCACATTTGTGTACACACGCCTAGGGTACAGGGATGAGGCTATGGCCTTCCTCACCACG ACAGACTTGATCCACACCATTGGTGAGAGTGCTGCTTTGGGGGCTGCAGGTTTTGTGATCTGGGGAGACCTCAACCTCACTTCATCCAAA CACAACTGCACAAAGGTAAAGTCCTTCCTCAAACACCGTCTGGGTCAATACATCACCAATGTGACACGGGCCGCAGAGGTCTGCAGTGACTTCCTGTGCCAGAGCAACGGCCGCTGTGTCCGCAGGGACCTCCACGCCCCGTACTACCTCCACCTGAGCGGAGACAGCTACCACATTCAGCCCTCGGGGGACGGGGACTTTGCGGTCACGGGCAAGCACTCGCTGCGTGAGCTCCAACTACTGGCCAAGAGATTCCACTGTCACTGCTATGAGGGACACGCCGGGGAGAAGTGTGATAGCCTGAACAAGGTGGTggcagaagaggaggaagaggaggggggagagttggaggaggggggagaggcggaggatggggagaaggagcagagggaaagTGCCGCTCCACAAACTGGGAACAGCTTTAGCTTGGTGGTGTTGCTCCTTCTATTGAATGTCTCCTTTGTGTGA